A segment of the Excalfactoria chinensis isolate bCotChi1 chromosome Z, bCotChi1.hap2, whole genome shotgun sequence genome:
GAACTTCCTCTAACTTTCCTACATCATTTTATGCATTTTGCTCAAAGTGGAAGCTGCAACCCGTCGAGAcatctgcagtgctcagcagagTGTATCACTAGTTAAATCCATGTggataaataaaacataaagagTACAGTTTTTAACGTGTTGTTGGCTCATATTAATTGTAACTCAACACCTCTTAATGTTGTCAGCACCACGACTAATTCCAATCCCGTTCCTGTTGTGCTTTTGAATTCAGATATATCCAGCCCCCTTTCTTCAGTGTCTTCCCTCAAATTCCTCTTTATCTTGATGTTTCTAACCTGTAGTTTTCTTGCCAGTAGAGTctgcagagatttctttttatatccGATCTGCTGATAGTTACATAAAGTCAACATTCTAAAGCAAATTTGCCTACCCTTCTTATGTAAATGTGGATTAATCTTTCATGTAGCAGATAAATCTAAAGTAGTTCAGATTTTTCAGTATGTGATAACTTATGTAGTTAGTGAGGGaggaaaataaggaatttaCAAGTAATCCAACAACACAAAGATGAGGAATCAAGACACATTCTTTTCTGCATGGCGAATATTAAATCTTTCGAGcagtttgatttgttttttttttattttatttttttatttttttgcaggctgatggattaatattttttttcagatcaaaACTGAGTTTTAATATGGTTTAGAAATTGATTATGGAAAATTAGGAAAattttgctgctgcacagcttgCTGGCCAGAGTTACCTTAGAATCTACAGTAATTGTCCTGTTTCCTTAATTATTTGTGTACTTCCTTTAGAATGCTTTATTgcaggaaataattattttttcccctttgttcaagtttcatttttttcagtcagttatttttcactgttggTTCACagtgttcatttttcttactgcttATATTTCCTTTCACAGAAATGAACATCAGAACATACATCCAGAAAATCAAGAGCTAGTACGAGCTCTTCGGCAGCAGCTTCAAACTGAGCAGGTGCTTTGCTGAGCGTTGGAGTCATTCTCAGTCTGGTCTGGGGTAGTGTAGGCTTCTCTCATGGTTCTGGAAAAAGCTAGTCTTGAGGGTCTTTGTACCTTACTTACTGTACAGAGGCAACCTTAAAATTGATCAAACGATGAGTAGGAGTTTTTTTATGGGTAAGTCAAGTCATTACTAGATGTAACTGGTTATTTTTTCAAACCAGCTTTTTCCACAAGGTGGAGTGTGTTGGATTATGTTGTGTGCTTCCTGCAGTGTTCCTGGGAATTtggtggtaaaaaaaaaaaaaaaggaaatctggaGATCAGCTTGCTGCCACAGGACAATGTTTAGATGTTTAAAATGATAACTTGTGTAGCAGAATAATGGTACAGCAGCCAGAGCCAGGCAACAGGTTTGCACGCAATTCTGGCATGTAGGTGAGACACTAATGTGTAGCCACATCAAAAGTTGAGTCCCAAACCTAAAATGAGAGAAGCCATACTTACTGGAGAGTGTTCAGGAGAGTCTTTAATCATTCTTGAAATAGTGTCAGAATTTTTTACAAGAATACATATTTAAGTAGAGGAAACATGACAAATTGGGGTGGAAAAAACATAGCAGTGATGTACATAAGCTGATGTCTCTGTTTGAGGTTGAGAACCCTAAATTGTGGAGTTGGTAAGCGATGCAATTCAGGTGTCTGATTTGGGACAAAGCCACTTAGAAAAATAGTGTTGACCTGAGTTTTTAGTTGTGCTTCAGCATGCCTTACCAAATGTATTCTACTTAGTGTGAAGGACCTGAGGGGTTCTACCTTTCAGGTCTTTAACTGGATTGAAGCTCATACTCATGTAACAGATGAAGGGGAAAGTAATGTGCTTGTCATCAGAACAACATGCTTAGTGAGGCAGTTTATGCATTTAAGtatgtttgattttttaaaatttaaatttagTTGTATTTTATCTAGTTTTGCGTTTGAATATTCAACTTACAGGggtttttttattgcttttttgttttgttttgtttttaatttaacttcAGTAGAATTCTTATATAAAAAATAGAGTCTCTagcattttctatttctcttctgtCCCAGCAGGATGCTTCTTCTGGTGACAGGCATCGCTTCTATACGGACATGTCTTGTCCAGTCTGTTTGCAGCAAGCTACATTTCCTATAGAAACAAACTGTGGGCATCTCTTCTGTGGTAAGCTGGAAAACCTCCGACTGTCAAAGATAAAaccagaagagaagcagaaacgTTTGGCAGTAGTACTGTCAGGAATAGCTTTGCTGAACTTTAACTTCTTATCTGCACatctgtgttaaaaataatttttatataatttgttcataaaatgcatatttataaaTGGTTACTTCCAGAATTTGCTGGAATTTTTTCTATGCTCTCAgagttaaaaatgcatttaacagCATTATGGAGAAAGagtgtattttatttcctgctatTGAAAATCAGCAGAGGTTGAAGTGCACTTGGGAAAGTACCATTTTAAAAGCtagcttagaaaaaaaataaataaatctgcttgATGTTACCATCACAGaggagtttgtttgttttgtagaagGTCCTGTCGAATTACTACTAGcttaaaatgcttaaaatatttgtctttgatGCCCAGTTGTTTGAACTGAGAAATGCACACATGAAAGTTCTATGTagcattttgcttcctttccctcccagTGGGATTATATAATCAGTGGGATTATTTCACTGCAGTTGTGTAGTTTTATCGTGTGTATAATGCTTGgttgtagggaaaaaaaaaaaattacaaatatgGAAAACAATAAGAGAAAATAggtttttgtatatatatatatatttttctttcacccaTTAAAGCTCTGATATTAAAGCCAGGTTTTCAGAATGAATTTTACATCTCTTgatatttttatcatttctaaCATTTGAActcttaacatttttaattatttgcgTTCTGAATTAAAGGTTaaggcattttctgttttttttccaggaaataaTATCTTAAAATTAATGACACTGTTGAATTTGTTCGGGATTTTTCTGATTAGTAGTGGTGAATTTGAATACATCTATTCTTGGTATCTTCATTGAGTGCTCTATATAAAATcacacatctttgtttttctgctgatgcTTAACGTATTATTTCATGCAATATTGTTTAACTCAGAATTGTCAATATCTGTGATTTGTGTTTGTCAGGTTCCTGCATTATTGCATACTGGAGGTATGGATCATGGCTTGGTGCCATCCGTTGTCCGATTTGCAGACAAACGGTAATATTTTAAGTAATCATGGGCCTTATGCAGCCTAGTACAGTTTACCAAAGAAATGCATTATACTTACATTTGAGCTGCCTTATTAAGACTGGGATCTTAATAAAAGGGATCTGAGATGCTGGAAGTGTATAGATATGTGAGATGTAGATGGTGaacattcttttttaaattttcttgctttaaatatttaaatgagcAGCACTGGTTACTCAACCATTTTTCTCTAAAGGAgtatagaaaaacagaaaaatataagaTCTTAGCTATGATTCTTCACTGCTTTGTGTTGGGGATGTTAAACAACTTCTTAAACCAGGACTTGTATCTGAGGGACCTGGCTGGTCTGGAAGGCACCCAGTAGGTAAAATACTACTGGTTTCTGAGAAGTATCCTCTCCCTTCTTGTTGTCCCTGCGaaacaaaacagacacaaaacTATGTCAATTTCTTATTTTGGTCATActtttagtttttaattgaTTTGAACTTTGTAGAGGGAGCATATTAACTTATTCCCAGCACACTTTACCTACACTGTTAGTTTGAGATATGTCCTTGTAATTCTCTAAGATTCTTTGAGCCACATTGTGACACCACTCGGGTGACAGAGAATGGCCTCAGTGGATGCTCTACTTCATTTTgagttaaagaaacaaaactaggTTCATTTGTGCAATTAACTGTATTCTCCGAATCATCTATCCTTCTTGTTCTACAAAAAACTATTCTTAGAGGGAAGGTTCTTATGCACATTTTTAAAGATcttttgaaaatgtgttaaTATTCTTCAAAGAGTTGTAGGCAAATAATTTGTTTAAGTGTAAAAGCTGTATCCATGTAAATTTTAGTAGTCTTTGTTTTAGTTTGGTACTAAATAGTTAACTAGCACAGAGTTTATTCTGTGTAACTAACTGAAGATATGCTGTAATATATTGTAATTCCCAATATCTGCATTTAAGAGATGGATGAACATGTACCAAAATCTTGCTGTGCCTAGGTGACGTTGTTTTTACCACTCTTCAGTGAAGACCAGCAGGGTGCAACACAAGTATTACAGGATGTTAATGATTACAATCGGAGATTCTCAGGACAACCCAGATCTGTAAGTTTGGGGTAAATCTGGGTGGAGGTTACACACAACATTGTGTAGGTTACATACAACGTTGGGCAGCTTGTAATGCAGCCTCACAAGATCGTAACATTTTGATATTTATTGCATGACTGTGGGCAGTGTTCTTCATGAGTCTGTTGTGAATAGCTTCAGTGTGGAGTGCAGAGGTGACAACAGaatgctgtgcagggctgggcacgGGGCAGTATTAACTCTGTCTCCCCTGCACACCCACGTACTCAGTCAAATTAAAACCTATGTGTATTCCACATTACACATGGTTGTGCAGcctagggagaaaaaaaagcagcaattgcTGATAATACTACTGCAACCTACCAACACATGTGCCCGTGAAGACACACATTTTGTTTATTAAGCTGACATATAAGTTGTCTTTGTTATATTATTAAACTTGGCTTGtgttatttcataaaataaattggTATGTTAACACTTTCTCTATGGAAGAAATATCCAGAATactcctgcagtgctgacaaATCTTGTAATTTTTAACATCTCAGAAGTCTCACAAAAAGTCTGTAATActtcatgacttttttttttttttttaattagttttgcaatatgtatttgatcagtgtttctgctgttctgaCCACGTGGGGGCAGTGTACAAGTAATAATCACCTTGTGTCAGTGTACTAATCCAGGCATGCTAAAGGCAGGTTTACAGAGGACACTCATTGTAGCTGCATTTATccatgtaaatatatatgtacatatatattcacatatatatttatttgtagaTTGATGGAATCATGTTTTtagcagcctttttttttttttttatttcacgGAAATAACACAATAAGTTAAAAGATTTATGATAAAATctaaaatacagataaaagGAAAgtgcaatagaaaaaaaaaccaactatttcaaaatattatCATTAATGTATGTTAAAAAATTGTTACATATGTGCATTAACTATATTATACATTTCATATGTTGTCCAAGACAATTATGCTTCATTCAGTGTGGTGCTGGAAAATCAAAAGGCTGGGCACCCATGCCTAAGGAAATCCATGCTTATATGGTTATTAGAGTCACAGAACCATTGAATATTTTTGACTGGGAGAGACTTTAATTTCCATTCAGTTCCATTCCTCCTGAGTTGGGACAtgcaccagatcaggctgcccagggctctatccaatctggccttgaatacctccagggacagagtgATTAAGTTAGTTAAATTATGACAGGCCTACAAACTTGAAATACACTTACTTGTAATATCTTTGTAGAAACGtctatttctgttctgcacAAGAATTGCTAATAGGCCTCGGATTCCCTTTTCCTATGTTAACCTACTTCTTGAAATATATATCCTTACTTTGAAAGGCTTAATAGCTAGTAaaaatgcttaaagaaaaatgagctgTAAGAAAGAATGCTCCCTTGATTAATCTCTTTAAATTGATTAGGAGAATCTGAAGTTCTACTCTGTACCTTTCTTCAGATTTCAAGTTGTatgctgttttgattttatttctcccctcccccccagctatatatctatatataatatatgtaaatAGCTAAGAGACATGCTGGAAGTTCTACAAATTTGAGAAACTCAACCTTTAACTTGAGGAAGTCAGCCTGTCTTCTGTGTGCATGTCTTGACTCATGTAATGAAATGCATGCATGTGGATGCCAATAACTTTGATATACTGCTTGTCTTCAGCTGTTCATTGGATTTGGATGTGCATAGGAAATGGTTGTTCAACCTTTTGGCTCgtctgggctgcactgagtaaAGAGAAATTGTCTTGGGCAGCATATTACTCTGAAagttactctgaaagtaattgctcctatttacttccatggaaactacagtagatacaaagagcacagcaaTATTATTTGATAGAGCATGTTCTCAGCTatgaagcactgtttttcaacacagtcacctcCACTAGCTGTGCATTTCCATCAGCAATGAAGAAGAGGTTGCATACCATGCTCATAACAGTctacaccagcagaggtgacccactgttgctgtcaccactgctgaaatgcaccccTTGCTGCCTCAGTGAGcttacatccactgtttggtctccgtAATCCTTCACAAgtgctgatgaatgtcagtgggtgccccttttttctgcatggagggaTTCAGTGACACACCCTTGCTTCACACACACTCTGCCATGTCAAATGACATTGTGTCTGAGTGCCTTTCTGCGGCTGTCTGTCACACGCAACATGTAAtgggatgttggtgggaaggttcaccCTCTACCACCATACTGCCAGTGTCTGCCTCTGATGTCGTGAGTCAGTGtaataaaaaggaggcattacttttggtgcaGCTGTCAGAGTAACAAAACAGTGCTAAGGGAAGAATTGCAGTCCAAAGAGACTAGAGAGATAGAAACTAATTTTCAGACTTTAGCAGACTTCTCTGTGGGCTGTATGTCTACCAGCCAATAAACTGTGCTGGGTCATCCTAGAATTGAGGTCCCACTGAGGCCCTAACCTGGGTTtgataatttgttttctaattgcaCGTAGTGTGTTGCCTTAACCACATGTAGCACCCCTTTCATGAGAACTTTTTCAGCACTGGAAGTAACTCCTTTTGATATCATAGCTCTGTGTACAGTAGAAATTGGTTCAGTGCAAAAAATACCTGTTTTCTCTTGTGCAGTCTCTCACTTAAGATGACAGAACTATAGTGAAGAATAAAAAGGGAAGGATCCAGGGGTGGATTCATTTAAAGGTTCTTTAGTTTACTTGAAAGCTTGATCCTCTGGTAGCTTTTGAGAATTGCTATGTGTCATGAGAAAAGAGGTGTCATGTTTTCTGAAGGAATGCAATCTCCTCTACtttaactacttttttttttttttttttttctaggaatCCATAGTTTGCTTCCCTTCTGATCAAAACTTCAGTTGCTCTGTTTGCTTATTTCTCTgtagtttgttttcctccactgttttcccttctaaaatatatgttttgCTCTGAGCAATACAGTTTATGACTGCTGCTCGAAAGCATCAGTATTCTAACAGCGACTTGTAGCCCAGCAAAGTTAAATCTAGAGAGTTTTGTCATTGTTCTCGTAAACGAACAGATACCAAAGCTGTAATGCAGTAATAGAAACATCAcgctgaaaataaaaattaaaaaaaaaaaaaaaaaaaaaaaaaaaaaaaaaaaaaaaaagatgaaaacattaACTCTTGGCTTGTTCCTTCATAGATTATGGAAAGAATTATGGATCTGCCCACTCTACTGCGGCATGCATTCAGGGAGATGTTTTCTGTTGGAGGCCTCTTCTGGATGTTTCGCATCAGAATATTCCTCTGCTTGTTTGGAGCCTTCCTCTACCTGGCGTCACCTctggattttcttc
Coding sequences within it:
- the RNF170 gene encoding E3 ubiquitin-protein ligase RNF170 isoform X1, with the protein product MDSHQAEVQSLKLDNDSVIEGISDQVLVAVVLSFTFIAALIYTLLRNEHQNIHPENQELVRALRQQLQTEQQDASSGDRHRFYTDMSCPVCLQQATFPIETNCGHLFCGSCIIAYWRYGSWLGAIRCPICRQTVTLFLPLFSEDQQGATQVLQDVNDYNRRFSGQPRSIMERIMDLPTLLRHAFREMFSVGGLFWMFRIRIFLCLFGAFLYLASPLDFLPEALFGILGFLDDFFVIFLLLIYISIMYREVVTQRLNR
- the RNF170 gene encoding E3 ubiquitin-protein ligase RNF170 isoform X2; the encoded protein is MDSHQAEVQSLKLDNDSVIEGISDQVLVAVVLSFTFIAALIYTLLRNEHQNIHPENQELVRALRQQLQTEQDASSGDRHRFYTDMSCPVCLQQATFPIETNCGHLFCGSCIIAYWRYGSWLGAIRCPICRQTVTLFLPLFSEDQQGATQVLQDVNDYNRRFSGQPRSIMERIMDLPTLLRHAFREMFSVGGLFWMFRIRIFLCLFGAFLYLASPLDFLPEALFGILGFLDDFFVIFLLLIYISIMYREVVTQRLNR
- the RNF170 gene encoding E3 ubiquitin-protein ligase RNF170 isoform X4, which translates into the protein MSGRRPAGSAALSPELRNEHQNIHPENQELVRALRQQLQTEQDASSGDRHRFYTDMSCPVCLQQATFPIETNCGHLFCGSCIIAYWRYGSWLGAIRCPICRQTVTLFLPLFSEDQQGATQVLQDVNDYNRRFSGQPRSIMERIMDLPTLLRHAFREMFSVGGLFWMFRIRIFLCLFGAFLYLASPLDFLPEALFGILGFLDDFFVIFLLLIYISIMYREVVTQRLNR
- the RNF170 gene encoding E3 ubiquitin-protein ligase RNF170 isoform X3, coding for MSGRRPAGSAALSPELRNEHQNIHPENQELVRALRQQLQTEQQDASSGDRHRFYTDMSCPVCLQQATFPIETNCGHLFCGSCIIAYWRYGSWLGAIRCPICRQTVTLFLPLFSEDQQGATQVLQDVNDYNRRFSGQPRSIMERIMDLPTLLRHAFREMFSVGGLFWMFRIRIFLCLFGAFLYLASPLDFLPEALFGILGFLDDFFVIFLLLIYISIMYREVVTQRLNR
- the RNF170 gene encoding E3 ubiquitin-protein ligase RNF170 isoform X5 → MSCPVCLQQATFPIETNCGHLFCGSCIIAYWRYGSWLGAIRCPICRQTVTLFLPLFSEDQQGATQVLQDVNDYNRRFSGQPRSIMERIMDLPTLLRHAFREMFSVGGLFWMFRIRIFLCLFGAFLYLASPLDFLPEALFGILGFLDDFFVIFLLLIYISIMYREVVTQRLNR